CGGTCCTGCGCCACGGAGCGCGGATGCGGGGTCAGTCGCCGAAGCTGGGCTTGCGGCCTTCGCGGCGGGCGCGGATCGCTTCGTCGAGGTTCTGGGTGGTCATCCGCACCAGGAGCTGGTTGCGGTTCTCGAGGTCCATGCCGGCGTGGAGGCTCCCGGTCTCGAGGTTCGACCACAGCACGCGCTTGGTCATGGCGATGCCGTGCGGCGAGAGCTCGCAGATGCGCGCCGCCGTGTCGAGCGCCTCGTCGAGGAGCGCGCCGTCGGGCACCACCCGCGAGACCAGGCCGATGCGGTCGGCCTCGGCGGCGTCGATCTCGCGGCCCGTGAGCAGCAGCTCGAAGGCGCGCGAGGCGCCGACGAGGCGCGGCAGCAGCCACGAGATGCCGAGCTCCGTGTTGGTCAGGCCGTTGCGCACGCCGGCGCCGCAGAAGCGCGCCGAGGCGCCGGCGATCCGGATGTCGGTGCCCACCGCGAGGCACAGGCCACCGCCGAAGGCGGCGCCGTTCACCGCCGCGATCACGGGCTGGGGGAGCGAGCGCAGGCGCGGA
This genomic stretch from Deltaproteobacteria bacterium harbors:
- a CDS encoding enoyl-CoA hydratase — translated: MPYVEVTRPRPHVALITLNRPERLNALSFDTVVPLHDALEQVAADNDVWVVVLTGAGRGFCSGLDLEDHGVPPGIAGLPMSRIAVRAMALFADLVPRLRSLPQPVIAAVNGAAFGGGLCLAVGTDIRIAGASARFCGAGVRNGLTNTELGISWLLPRLVGASRAFELLLTGREIDAAEADRIGLVSRVVPDGALLDEALDTAARICELSPHGIAMTKRVLWSNLETGSLHAGMDLENRNQLLVRMTTQNLDEAIRARREGRKPSFGD